A stretch of Ignavibacteriota bacterium DNA encodes these proteins:
- a CDS encoding uroporphyrinogen decarboxylase: MKNDLLLRAARRESVERTPVWMMRQAGRYLPEYRAVRAKTDFLTLCKTPALAAEVTIQPVDLVGVDAAIIFSDILVVPEAMGMHLVVEEGKGGPRFPEPLRSRADVDALRGDGAAERLRYVYDALALTKRLLDGRVPLIGFAGAPWTLAAYAVEGKGSKDFLAAKRWMYDDPSTLLALLDALTDVLIDYLVLQTQHGADVVQIFDTWAGLLTKKEFLAFSLPSISRIVTEVKRRTNVPVIVFARGANTCLDEIADCGCDVVGLDWTVDIGEARERIGDRVALQGNLDPAILHSTPETITREAEAVLSSFGPHPGHIFNLGHGIHPDVPPAHARALIEAVRRGTRR, from the coding sequence ATGAAAAATGACCTGTTGTTGAGGGCGGCGCGGCGCGAGAGTGTGGAGCGCACGCCCGTGTGGATGATGCGTCAGGCGGGGCGGTACCTGCCCGAGTATCGCGCGGTGCGCGCGAAGACCGATTTCCTGACGCTGTGCAAGACACCCGCACTGGCCGCGGAAGTAACCATACAGCCGGTCGATCTGGTGGGTGTGGACGCCGCGATCATTTTTTCCGACATACTCGTGGTGCCCGAAGCCATGGGCATGCACCTCGTGGTGGAGGAGGGAAAGGGCGGTCCGCGTTTCCCCGAACCGCTGCGCTCGCGCGCCGATGTTGATGCTCTGCGCGGCGACGGCGCCGCCGAGCGGCTGCGCTATGTGTACGACGCGCTGGCGCTGACCAAACGATTACTCGACGGCCGTGTACCGCTCATTGGTTTTGCCGGCGCGCCGTGGACTCTGGCCGCGTACGCCGTCGAAGGCAAGGGCAGCAAGGATTTCCTCGCGGCAAAACGCTGGATGTACGACGATCCCTCGACGCTGCTGGCACTGCTCGATGCACTCACCGATGTGCTCATCGACTACCTCGTGCTGCAGACGCAGCACGGCGCCGACGTTGTGCAGATCTTCGACACCTGGGCGGGGCTGCTCACCAAAAAGGAATTCCTCGCCTTCTCCCTTCCGAGCATCTCACGTATCGTGACCGAGGTCAAACGCCGCACCAACGTTCCCGTCATAGTGTTCGCGCGCGGCGCCAACACCTGTCTCGACGAGATCGCCGACTGCGGATGTGATGTGGTCGGACTCGACTGGACCGTCGACATCGGCGAGGCGCGCGAGCGTATCGGCGACCGTGTCGCGCTGCAGGGCAATCTCGATCCGGCCATACTTCACTCCACACCAGAAACCATCACCCGTGAGGCCGAGGCCGTTCTCTCGTCCTTCGGGCCACATCCAGGGCACATCTTTAATCTCGGCCACGGCATACATCCCGACGTGCCGCCCGCACATGCGCGCGCCCTGATCGAGGCGGTGCGCCGAGGAACGAGGAGATAG